A window from Chlamydia gallinacea 08-1274/3 encodes these proteins:
- a CDS encoding SycD/LcrH family type III secretion system chaperone: protein MTSYLNYLLEKIASSHKEDYPFPDDLESYLSGYIPNKDIPLDTYQKVFKISAEDLERVYKEGYTAYLNQQYEESSTIFRWLVFFNPFVSKFWFSLGASLHMRTLYSEALHAYGVTAILREKDPYPHYYAYICYTLMDKPQEADKALELAWQRVKHHHAYQDLKAEILHIKNLT, encoded by the coding sequence ATGACATCTTATTTAAATTATTTATTAGAAAAAATTGCCTCTTCTCATAAGGAAGACTATCCCTTTCCCGATGATCTAGAAAGTTATCTTTCGGGATACATTCCGAATAAAGACATTCCCTTAGATACTTATCAAAAAGTGTTTAAGATATCCGCAGAGGATTTAGAACGCGTGTATAAGGAAGGCTATACTGCTTATTTAAATCAACAATATGAAGAAAGTAGTACTATTTTTCGTTGGCTTGTTTTTTTTAACCCTTTTGTTTCTAAATTTTGGTTTTCTTTAGGGGCTTCTTTGCATATGCGTACGTTGTATTCTGAAGCTTTACATGCGTATGGAGTCACTGCGATTCTCAGAGAAAAAGATCCTTATCCTCATTATTATGCCTACATTTGCTATACTCTGATGGACAAACCTCAAGAAGCAGATAAAGCTTTAGAACTTGCTTGGCAACGCGTGAAACATCATCATGCGTACCAAGATCTCAAAGCAGAAATTCTACATATAAAAAATCTTACCTAA
- a CDS encoding class I SAM-dependent methyltransferase, with the protein MYSLLNNPYTHLRRSGQSSLLYEGNVYGETPWSVLNKISTEFGITSKDVVYDLGCGLGKACFWFSHVVGCQVIGVDNQSAFICFASRFHKWLSSQPTLFFQESFDEIQLEQASCVYFYGSSYSLKVLKRVLKACESLSSGNMVISISFPLSSLPQGNEFFFTEKSCDVRFPWGKTTAYKNIRK; encoded by the coding sequence ATGTATTCTTTATTAAACAATCCTTATACGCATTTACGCCGCTCAGGACAATCATCATTATTATATGAAGGTAATGTTTATGGAGAGACTCCTTGGTCTGTTTTAAATAAAATTAGCACGGAGTTTGGCATTACTTCAAAAGATGTTGTTTATGATTTAGGTTGTGGATTAGGAAAGGCATGCTTTTGGTTTTCTCATGTTGTTGGTTGTCAAGTGATCGGAGTGGATAATCAATCAGCTTTTATTTGCTTTGCTTCTCGCTTTCATAAATGGTTATCTTCACAGCCTACATTATTTTTTCAAGAAAGTTTTGATGAAATACAGTTGGAACAAGCTTCTTGTGTCTATTTTTATGGATCTTCTTATTCTTTGAAGGTTTTGAAAAGAGTATTAAAAGCTTGTGAAAGTTTATCGTCTGGAAATATGGTGATTAGTATTTCCTTTCCTTTAAGTTCTCTTCCTCAGGGGAATGAATTCTTTTTTACAGAAAAGAGCTGCGATGTACGCTTTCCCTGGGGGAAAACAACAGCATATAAAAACATACGTAAATAA
- the ispH gene encoding 4-hydroxy-3-methylbut-2-enyl diphosphate reductase: protein MRQLILCSPRGFCAGVVRAIQVVEKALETWGAPIYVKHEIVHNKHVVDSLKQRGAIFVEDLRGIPKGSRVIYSAHGVSPEVREEAKACHLIDIDATCILVTKIHSAVKLYASRGYHIILVGKKKHVEVIGICGEVPRQVTVVENVADVSRLKFGPKDPLFFVTQTTLSLDDVSEITQALQSRYPQIVTLPSSSVCYATQNRQEALRAVLPRVRFVYVVGDAQSSNSNRLREIASKRGIPSRLINSPDHISDEILNYSGDIAITAGASTPEYVVQLCVSKLKELIPDLQVQEDVFVVEDVVFQLPKEIYK, encoded by the coding sequence GTGCGTCAATTAATACTTTGCAGCCCTCGTGGGTTTTGTGCTGGTGTGGTTCGTGCTATTCAAGTGGTAGAAAAAGCTTTAGAAACTTGGGGAGCTCCGATTTATGTAAAGCATGAGATTGTCCACAATAAGCATGTAGTTGATAGCTTGAAACAGCGGGGAGCAATTTTTGTTGAGGATTTAAGAGGGATCCCCAAAGGTTCTAGAGTAATTTACTCTGCTCATGGGGTATCTCCCGAAGTACGTGAAGAGGCAAAGGCCTGTCATCTAATTGATATTGACGCTACTTGTATTTTAGTCACTAAGATTCATTCGGCTGTTAAGTTATATGCATCTCGAGGGTACCATATCATTTTGGTAGGTAAAAAGAAACATGTGGAGGTTATTGGAATCTGTGGGGAAGTTCCTAGACAAGTGACTGTAGTTGAAAATGTTGCCGATGTATCTAGGCTAAAATTTGGTCCTAAGGACCCTCTATTTTTTGTTACGCAAACTACACTGAGCTTGGATGATGTCAGTGAGATTACCCAAGCATTGCAATCACGATACCCTCAAATAGTTACTTTACCTAGTTCTTCCGTATGTTACGCTACGCAAAATCGACAAGAGGCGTTACGAGCTGTATTGCCTAGAGTGCGTTTTGTTTATGTTGTTGGAGATGCCCAAAGTTCGAATTCTAACCGTTTACGAGAAATTGCTTCTAAGCGAGGTATTCCTTCTAGGTTGATTAATAGTCCTGATCATATTTCTGATGAAATTTTAAATTATTCGGGTGATATTGCAATCACAGCAGGAGCATCCACTCCTGAGTATGTTGTGCAGTTGTGTGTATCTAAGTTAAAAGAACTTATCCCTGACTTGCAGGTGCAAGAAGACGTATTTGTGGTAGAAGATGTTGTGTTTCAACTTCCAAAAGAAATTTATAAATAG
- a CDS encoding protease-like activity factor CPAF has translation MKLKKVAALLCTLFIGIQSSPGFSKTLVHQHASADLDFLAHLLNTKYAPKPWKETLFGWDLQDATNSARLKLILEENPSTAYCQRVLADYVSALNDYHAGITFFATSRSYLPYTVKLSSTGRCYVVESFTYTSDISVHDEILEMDGVPVSQVIEGLRQGRGSAADYAAAARALFSRSAAMGHTVPLGGVTLKVRRPSGLVRTVRVKWRHTPEHITDLSLVSPLIKDTKLDMRKAKSSSLVRDSQKCLFTNEMVPYFWKELREEYKRRSAGNYDIGSKKGFLPEYPVITWRCKEGPYHAYVFTCQDSLGKSYNIGFLRISTYSWTDLSDLNEDTRDCPWLDLEEIIRELETRTDGLIIDQTNNPGGSVFYLYSILSMLTNKPLETPRHRMILTQDEVHAALHWLDLLEGVDTDREAVAALGETMEGYPIDIMAAGYIQSFSEQVLNCWNSGNINLTTPIPLLGFSHVQPHPRVQYTHPICTIINEEDFSCGDLFPSILKDNGRAIIVGNTTAGAGGFVFSVEFPNRTGIKNCSLTGSLAVRKDGMLIENLGVSPDIYLEITDEDLQSGKFGNYMQKLQDIMIKLISETQKKSTEEQH, from the coding sequence ATGAAATTGAAAAAAGTAGCCGCGTTACTATGTACTTTATTTATTGGGATACAGAGTTCCCCAGGATTTTCTAAGACATTAGTACATCAACATGCATCAGCCGATTTAGATTTTTTGGCGCACTTACTTAATACGAAATATGCTCCCAAGCCCTGGAAAGAAACTCTTTTCGGCTGGGATCTTCAAGATGCTACGAATTCTGCTCGTTTAAAATTAATTTTAGAAGAAAATCCATCAACAGCATATTGTCAGCGTGTTTTGGCAGATTATGTTAGTGCTTTGAATGATTATCACGCGGGAATTACTTTTTTCGCGACTTCTCGGTCTTATCTACCTTATACAGTAAAACTTAGTAGTACAGGAAGATGTTATGTTGTTGAATCCTTTACTTATACTTCGGATATTTCTGTTCATGATGAAATTTTAGAAATGGATGGCGTTCCTGTAAGTCAAGTTATTGAAGGATTACGCCAAGGTCGTGGAAGTGCTGCTGATTATGCGGCTGCAGCACGCGCATTATTTTCTCGTTCTGCGGCGATGGGACATACTGTTCCTTTAGGTGGGGTAACTTTGAAGGTACGTCGTCCTAGTGGTTTAGTACGTACCGTGCGAGTAAAATGGCGTCATACTCCTGAACATATTACGGATTTATCTTTGGTTTCTCCTTTAATTAAGGATACCAAGTTAGATATGCGTAAGGCAAAATCTTCATCTTTAGTTAGAGATAGTCAGAAATGTTTATTTACTAATGAGATGGTTCCTTATTTTTGGAAAGAGCTTCGCGAGGAGTATAAGCGTCGTTCTGCAGGAAATTACGATATCGGAAGCAAAAAAGGTTTCTTACCAGAATATCCTGTAATTACTTGGAGATGTAAGGAAGGCCCTTACCATGCCTATGTTTTCACCTGCCAGGATAGCCTAGGGAAGAGTTACAATATAGGATTTCTTAGAATTTCTACATATTCTTGGACTGACTTGTCAGATCTTAATGAAGACACTCGTGATTGCCCTTGGTTAGACTTAGAGGAAATCATTAGGGAATTAGAGACAAGAACGGACGGCTTGATTATTGATCAAACTAATAATCCTGGGGGGAGTGTCTTCTATCTTTACAGTATCCTTTCCATGTTAACGAATAAACCTTTAGAAACTCCTCGTCATAGAATGATTTTAACACAAGATGAAGTACATGCTGCTTTGCATTGGTTGGATCTTCTTGAGGGTGTGGATACAGATAGGGAGGCAGTAGCTGCTTTAGGAGAGACTATGGAAGGGTATCCCATAGATATCATGGCAGCAGGATATATTCAATCTTTCTCAGAACAAGTGTTGAATTGTTGGAATTCAGGAAATATTAATCTTACTACTCCTATACCTTTGTTAGGGTTTTCTCATGTTCAGCCGCATCCTAGAGTACAATATACTCACCCCATTTGTACGATTATTAATGAAGAAGATTTTTCTTGTGGAGATTTATTCCCCTCGATTTTGAAAGATAATGGACGTGCTATCATTGTAGGTAATACTACAGCTGGTGCCGGAGGGTTTGTATTTTCTGTTGAATTTCCTAACAGAACGGGAATTAAAAATTGTTCTTTAACCGGATCTTTAGCTGTAAGAAAAGATGGTATGCTTATAGAGAACTTAGGAGTATCTCCTGATATATATTTGGAGATTACCGATGAGGATCTACAATCAGGAAAATTCGGAAATTATATGCAGAAATTACAAGATATTATGATCAAGCTTATAAGTGAAACTCAAAAAAAATCTACAGAAGAACAACATTAA
- a CDS encoding NhaD family Na+:H+ antiporter — protein MLKFQLCALFLFGYAAIVFEHIVRINKSAIALVMGGLMWLVCFSYIPNADHLILAEEIADMAQVTFFLLAAMAIVELIDAHKGFSIIMQCCDIQSQSLLLWVLIGFSFFLSAALDNLTSIIIIISILKRLVKTREERLLLGAICVISVNAGGAWTPLGDVTTTMLWINNKITSWGIISSLFVPSLVCVVISGICAQFILKKCSKGALTSKSVACKNVDAEQSPKRSGWIVFIGLGSLLMVPVWKACLGVPPFMGALLGLGLVWLVSDWIHSPHGEDRHHLRIPHILTRIDVASITFFIGILLAVNALTFANVLSDFSLAMDKLFSRHVVAVIIGLISSVLDNVPLVAATMGMYQAPVNDTLWKLIAYAAGTGGSILIIGSAAGVAFMGMEKVSFLWYFKKVSWIALVSYFGGLLAYFLLDGVMISLL, from the coding sequence ATGTTGAAGTTTCAATTGTGTGCTCTGTTTTTATTTGGGTATGCTGCAATTGTTTTTGAGCACATTGTTCGGATAAATAAATCCGCCATAGCTTTAGTTATGGGAGGATTAATGTGGTTGGTGTGTTTTTCTTACATACCTAATGCGGATCATTTGATCTTAGCCGAAGAAATTGCCGACATGGCTCAGGTTACTTTTTTCTTATTAGCTGCCATGGCTATAGTTGAACTTATAGATGCTCATAAAGGATTTTCTATAATTATGCAATGTTGTGACATCCAGTCACAAAGCTTACTTCTTTGGGTATTAATCGGTTTTTCTTTCTTCTTATCTGCTGCATTGGATAACTTGACCTCGATTATTATTATCATCTCTATTTTAAAGCGTTTAGTGAAAACACGAGAAGAGCGACTGCTATTAGGAGCAATTTGTGTAATTAGTGTCAATGCTGGAGGAGCATGGACTCCTTTAGGAGATGTCACAACAACAATGTTATGGATTAATAATAAAATTACTTCTTGGGGAATTATTAGTTCTTTATTTGTTCCTAGTTTGGTGTGTGTAGTGATTTCCGGGATTTGTGCGCAATTTATCCTTAAGAAATGCTCTAAAGGAGCACTGACTTCGAAATCTGTTGCTTGTAAGAATGTTGATGCCGAGCAATCTCCCAAAAGAAGTGGGTGGATTGTTTTTATTGGCTTAGGATCTTTATTAATGGTTCCTGTGTGGAAAGCTTGTTTAGGTGTTCCTCCATTTATGGGGGCGTTATTGGGATTGGGTTTAGTATGGCTAGTAAGCGACTGGATACATTCGCCTCATGGAGAGGATCGTCATCATTTACGTATTCCACATATCTTGACTAGGATAGATGTTGCTTCAATTACTTTCTTTATAGGTATTTTGCTTGCTGTAAATGCGCTAACTTTTGCTAACGTTCTTTCTGATTTTTCTTTAGCAATGGATAAGCTATTTTCTAGACATGTCGTTGCTGTGATTATAGGTCTTATTTCCAGTGTTCTGGATAATGTTCCCCTTGTTGCTGCAACTATGGGAATGTATCAAGCGCCTGTAAACGATACTTTGTGGAAATTGATTGCTTATGCTGCAGGAACAGGAGGAAGTATTCTTATTATTGGTTCTGCTGCAGGTGTTGCTTTCATGGGTATGGAGAAGGTGAGTTTCTTATGGTACTTTAAGAAGGTATCCTGGATTGCTTTGGTAAGTTATTTTGGTGGATTATTGGCGTATTTCTTACTTGATGGAGTCATGATATCTCTGTTGTAG
- a CDS encoding solute carrier family 26 protein: MHFRSLVKVALSFKHLVPKLYTCIKEGYTFNTFKKDVLAGITVGILAFPFAIAIAIGVGVSPVQGLLASIIGGFIASALGGSRVLISGPTSAFISILYCISIKYGAEGLFVITLMGGIFLVSFGLAGLGTFIKYMPYPVVTGLTTGLAVIIFSSQIRDFLGLQMGDSIPSDFIAKWVAYWDHLWTWDSKAFAVGLFTLLIMIYFRNYKPRYPGVMIAIIVASTLVWLLKIDIPTIGSRYGALPQKIPLPSLPHLSLTKILQIMPEALTIAVLSGIETLLAAVVADGMTGWRHQSNCQLVAQGIANIGTSLFAGMPVTGSLSRTAASIKSGATTPIAGLIHSVFICIILLVLAPLTVKIPLTCLAAVLILIAWNMSEIHHFIHLFTAPKKDVIVLLTVFILTVMTTITSAVQVGMMLAAFLFMKQMSDLSDVISTAKYFDDDTSSKDDDVFTKSEIPAHTEIYEINGPFFFGIADRLKNLLNEIETPPKIFILCMSRVPTIDASAMHALEEFFLECDRQGTLLLLAGVKKTPLNDLKRYHLDELIGTDHIFSNTKSSLLFAQALINLENKASN; the protein is encoded by the coding sequence ATTCACTTTAGGAGCCTTGTGAAAGTCGCCTTATCATTTAAGCATCTTGTTCCCAAACTTTATACCTGCATCAAGGAAGGCTATACCTTCAATACATTTAAAAAGGATGTCCTTGCAGGAATTACCGTAGGGATCTTAGCCTTTCCTTTTGCCATTGCTATTGCCATCGGTGTGGGAGTCTCCCCAGTTCAAGGACTATTAGCATCCATTATTGGAGGTTTCATTGCCTCAGCATTGGGGGGGAGCCGTGTATTAATCTCTGGGCCTACGAGTGCTTTCATCTCAATACTCTATTGTATCTCAATTAAATATGGAGCAGAAGGACTCTTCGTAATTACCCTAATGGGGGGGATTTTCCTTGTTTCCTTTGGGCTTGCAGGGTTAGGGACCTTCATTAAATATATGCCGTATCCCGTAGTTACTGGACTCACTACAGGATTAGCTGTTATCATTTTTTCCTCTCAAATCCGTGATTTTCTCGGGTTACAAATGGGAGATAGCATTCCTTCGGATTTCATTGCAAAATGGGTAGCTTATTGGGACCATTTATGGACATGGGACAGTAAAGCTTTTGCTGTGGGATTATTTACTTTACTCATCATGATCTACTTCCGAAACTACAAACCACGCTACCCAGGAGTTATGATTGCTATTATCGTAGCATCTACTCTAGTCTGGCTTCTTAAAATCGACATACCTACTATTGGAAGCCGTTATGGAGCCCTTCCACAGAAAATTCCTTTGCCTTCACTCCCGCACCTAAGTCTGACAAAAATTCTGCAAATTATGCCAGAAGCCCTCACAATTGCCGTTCTTTCCGGTATAGAAACCTTACTCGCAGCAGTAGTGGCAGATGGTATGACGGGATGGCGCCATCAATCTAACTGTCAGCTTGTTGCTCAAGGGATTGCAAATATCGGTACATCACTATTTGCAGGTATGCCAGTAACTGGCTCACTATCAAGAACGGCAGCAAGTATTAAGTCAGGAGCAACAACACCTATTGCTGGTCTCATTCACTCAGTATTTATCTGCATAATTCTTCTTGTACTTGCTCCCTTAACAGTAAAAATCCCTCTAACCTGCTTAGCCGCTGTTCTTATCCTTATTGCCTGGAATATGAGTGAAATTCACCACTTCATTCATTTATTTACAGCGCCTAAAAAAGATGTGATTGTTTTACTGACAGTATTTATTCTCACAGTAATGACAACTATTACTTCTGCCGTACAGGTAGGAATGATGCTCGCAGCATTCTTATTCATGAAACAAATGAGCGATCTTTCGGACGTCATATCTACAGCAAAATATTTCGATGATGACACTTCCTCAAAAGATGATGATGTATTCACAAAATCAGAAATTCCTGCTCATACAGAAATATATGAAATTAATGGTCCCTTTTTCTTTGGAATTGCTGATCGATTAAAAAATTTATTAAATGAAATCGAAACACCTCCGAAAATCTTCATCCTATGTATGAGTCGTGTTCCCACTATCGATGCTTCAGCCATGCATGCCTTGGAAGAATTTTTCTTAGAATGTGATCGTCAAGGGACATTATTACTTCTTGCAGGAGTGAAAAAAACACCTCTTAATGATCTTAAACGGTACCATCTGGATGAACTCATTGGTACAGATCATATTTTCTCCAATACCAAAAGCTCACTTCTATTCGCCCAAGCTTTAATCAACTTAGAAAATAAAGCATCTAACTAA
- the fumC gene encoding class II fumarate hydratase: MRQEKDSLGTVQVPEGKLYGAQTVRSQTYFSWSPEVMPREVIQALVLIKKCAAKANGDLGVLEPKYCDMIVSAAAEILQGNFEEHFPLKVWQTGSGTQSNMNVNEVIANLAIQRHGGILGSKTPIHPNDHVNKSQSSNDVFPTAMHIAAVVNIKKKLIPAMEHLQKVLDAKREEFRDCVKIGRTHLMDAVPMTLGQEFSGYSNQIRQCLERMAFSLTHLYELALGGTAVGTGLNVPQGFVDRVIYYLRKETGEPFVRASNYFSALSNHDTLVHTHGVLTTLACALTKIATDLSLLGSGPRCGLGELFFPQNEPGSSIMPGKINPTQCEALQMVCAQVLGNNQTVIIAGSRGNFELNVMKPVIIYNFLQSVDILAGSMHAFADYFVSGLRVNKQRLKEFLDNSLMLITALTPVLGYDKCSKIALHAFHKNLSLKEACVEMSALSGEEFDRLVIPESMVGNH, translated from the coding sequence ATGCGACAAGAGAAGGATAGCTTGGGAACAGTTCAGGTTCCCGAGGGCAAATTGTATGGAGCTCAAACAGTACGCTCTCAAACGTATTTTTCCTGGTCTCCTGAGGTGATGCCTCGTGAAGTGATTCAAGCTCTAGTTTTGATTAAAAAGTGTGCTGCTAAAGCTAATGGGGATTTAGGTGTTTTGGAACCTAAGTATTGCGACATGATTGTTTCTGCTGCTGCTGAAATTTTGCAGGGAAATTTTGAAGAGCATTTTCCTCTAAAAGTTTGGCAAACAGGTAGTGGGACACAATCTAATATGAATGTTAATGAGGTAATTGCCAATTTAGCTATTCAAAGGCATGGAGGAATTTTAGGAAGTAAAACTCCGATTCATCCTAATGATCATGTGAATAAGTCACAATCTTCTAACGATGTATTCCCAACAGCTATGCATATCGCTGCTGTGGTGAATATAAAAAAAAAATTGATTCCCGCCATGGAGCATTTACAAAAGGTTTTGGATGCGAAGAGGGAGGAGTTTCGTGATTGTGTGAAGATTGGGAGAACACATTTAATGGATGCTGTTCCTATGACTTTGGGGCAGGAATTTTCGGGATACAGTAATCAAATACGCCAATGTCTAGAACGCATGGCATTTTCTCTGACTCATCTGTATGAGCTTGCTTTAGGAGGAACTGCTGTTGGTACAGGATTGAATGTTCCTCAAGGATTTGTAGATAGAGTGATTTACTATTTACGTAAGGAAACAGGTGAGCCTTTTGTACGTGCATCGAACTATTTTTCTGCGTTATCCAATCATGATACTTTAGTACATACCCATGGTGTTTTAACTACTCTAGCTTGTGCATTAACAAAAATTGCTACAGATTTGAGTTTATTAGGTTCTGGCCCTCGTTGTGGCTTAGGAGAGCTCTTTTTTCCTCAGAATGAACCGGGTTCTTCTATCATGCCTGGGAAAATTAATCCTACCCAATGTGAAGCATTACAAATGGTTTGTGCTCAGGTTTTGGGTAATAATCAAACAGTAATTATTGCTGGAAGTAGGGGAAATTTTGAATTAAATGTGATGAAACCTGTCATTATCTATAACTTCTTACAATCTGTAGATATTCTTGCGGGGAGTATGCATGCTTTTGCAGATTATTTTGTTTCTGGATTACGTGTGAATAAACAGCGTCTAAAAGAATTTTTGGATAACTCGCTCATGCTAATTACAGCTTTAACTCCTGTTTTAGGATACGACAAGTGCTCAAAAATTGCCTTGCATGCTTTTCATAAAAATTTGAGTTTAAAAGAAGCATGTGTGGAAATGAGTGCTTTATCAGGGGAAGAATTTGATCGTCTTGTTATTCCTGAATCTATGGTAGGTAATCATTAG
- a CDS encoding ABC transporter substrate-binding protein: MKKKLLCYFLSTTLLLCFWEAFAKNNISLSFLCPPPSKIFTNFFQSLPLILSSSWYTLQGILGGFFLALLLSLILVIIMLVNKSAKDLLHPVFILVQCTPMFTLAPLIVLWFEWGISAVIIPTALTVFFPLTISIYQGISSPPKELLEQFYLHQATKRQIFIKLLLPHALPHIFSGLKIAMGSAGFAAIAGEWVASQSGLGILILESRRNYDMEMMFSGLFALTIVTFTLFQLVVLSEKLLFALFRIKNIKKRRTTKLKLALSCLLPFLLLGILEKSKPSLNPTEKPLTPITLLLDWTPNPNHIPLYVGVAQGFFEEQNIKLKIQKNTDTGSVIPHILFEKVDLALYHALGIIKVAMQGVPIQIVGSLINSTLQGFIYRLDDDISSIQDLNNKVLGFCLNNSRDLSCLLTVLRKQGIVPSEVKNVSSDLISPMLLKKIDFLYGAFYNIEGVKLHTLGMPVSCFLSDSYGLPTGPQMLICGKKNTRATSPEIIHAIQTALQKSIDFCQEHPQIAFETYIQATRDTPKIIKDELLQWQVTRPLLAQSQNPLSEQLKNTLVQAIIYRYPQLAQKNSEFPLSTLYPNLQACLDGKTHEPNAIKYHEGLPLASDLH; the protein is encoded by the coding sequence ATGAAAAAAAAATTATTATGTTATTTTCTTTCTACCACACTACTTCTTTGCTTTTGGGAAGCTTTTGCTAAAAATAACATCTCTCTTTCCTTTCTTTGCCCCCCCCCATCAAAAATATTCACTAATTTTTTTCAGTCCCTTCCCCTCATCCTTTCCTCTTCTTGGTATACTTTACAAGGTATTTTAGGAGGATTTTTTTTAGCCCTACTACTTTCTCTAATCTTAGTCATTATTATGTTGGTGAATAAGTCAGCTAAAGATCTTCTCCATCCTGTATTTATCCTTGTACAATGTACTCCCATGTTCACTCTAGCCCCTCTAATTGTTCTCTGGTTCGAATGGGGGATTAGTGCTGTCATTATTCCCACAGCGCTTACCGTATTTTTCCCCCTTACTATTTCTATTTATCAAGGGATATCCTCACCTCCAAAAGAACTGCTCGAACAGTTTTATCTACATCAAGCAACAAAAAGACAAATCTTTATCAAATTACTTTTACCCCATGCACTTCCTCATATCTTTTCAGGACTAAAAATAGCCATGGGATCTGCAGGATTTGCAGCTATAGCAGGAGAATGGGTAGCTTCTCAGTCCGGGTTAGGAATTCTAATTTTAGAAAGTAGAAGAAACTACGATATGGAAATGATGTTTTCCGGCTTATTTGCATTAACAATTGTTACCTTTACCTTATTTCAATTGGTCGTTCTTAGTGAAAAACTCCTATTTGCATTATTTAGAATCAAAAACATAAAAAAACGTAGAACTACTAAATTAAAACTTGCTCTTTCCTGCCTTCTGCCCTTTCTTCTTTTAGGTATTTTAGAAAAGTCCAAACCTTCCCTAAATCCTACTGAAAAACCTCTTACCCCCATTACACTGCTTTTAGATTGGACGCCGAATCCTAATCATATTCCCTTGTATGTAGGAGTAGCCCAAGGATTTTTTGAAGAGCAAAACATAAAATTAAAAATTCAAAAAAATACAGACACAGGTTCTGTCATTCCCCACATCTTGTTTGAAAAGGTAGATTTAGCCCTTTATCATGCTTTGGGAATAATAAAAGTAGCTATGCAAGGCGTTCCTATACAAATAGTCGGTTCGCTTATTAATTCTACTCTGCAAGGGTTTATCTATAGGTTAGATGATGATATTTCCTCAATTCAAGACCTCAATAATAAAGTCTTAGGATTTTGTTTAAATAATTCTCGAGATCTTTCTTGTTTACTTACTGTCTTGCGCAAGCAAGGAATAGTTCCTTCAGAAGTTAAAAACGTAAGTTCTGATTTAATTTCCCCCATGTTATTAAAAAAAATTGATTTTCTCTATGGGGCGTTTTACAACATTGAAGGAGTAAAGCTACATACTTTAGGGATGCCTGTGAGCTGCTTTTTATCCGATTCCTATGGCCTTCCTACAGGGCCACAAATGCTCATCTGTGGAAAAAAAAATACCCGAGCTACATCACCAGAGATCATACATGCTATACAAACAGCTCTACAGAAAAGTATCGACTTTTGCCAAGAACATCCCCAAATAGCTTTCGAAACCTATATTCAAGCGACGCGGGATACTCCAAAAATTATCAAAGATGAGCTTTTACAATGGCAAGTAACTCGTCCTCTTCTGGCACAATCCCAAAACCCTTTAAGTGAGCAATTAAAAAATACTCTTGTACAAGCCATTATCTATCGCTACCCTCAGCTAGCACAAAAGAATTCAGAATTTCCCTTAAGTACCCTATACCCTAATCTACAGGCTTGCCTGGATGGGAAAACACATGAGCCAAACGCGATAAAATATCACGAAGGACTTCCATTGGCCTCTGATCTGCACTAA
- a CDS encoding adenylate kinase family protein gives MVDKSIANSIKLYAKPFSSILLFGPPGAGKDFLGNFIAHGGSQVYVSLGDIFRCYPIWSPIRQLFHKYAVSGTLIPDDDVIAVWNYYVQGLIAVGKFLPERQDLLISGLPRTLEQAKLLESYITVRHVIILEVHEEATLLERTQHSLYSKGRINEVGIDVLQKRLESYKKDIDALIRYYPLHKVSRISADQRPMEVLRDILSRLAHVFSHPGKPVD, from the coding sequence ATGGTAGACAAATCTATTGCGAATAGTATAAAACTTTACGCCAAACCTTTTTCTTCTATTCTTTTATTTGGCCCCCCAGGAGCAGGTAAAGATTTTTTGGGAAATTTCATTGCTCATGGAGGTAGCCAGGTATATGTTTCCTTGGGAGATATTTTTCGTTGTTATCCTATTTGGTCTCCTATTCGTCAGCTTTTCCATAAATATGCAGTTTCTGGGACATTAATTCCTGATGATGATGTGATTGCCGTGTGGAATTACTATGTTCAAGGATTAATTGCTGTAGGAAAATTTCTTCCAGAGCGTCAGGATTTATTGATTAGTGGTTTGCCACGAACATTGGAGCAAGCAAAGCTTTTAGAGTCCTACATTACTGTGCGTCATGTAATTATTTTAGAGGTTCATGAAGAAGCTACTTTACTCGAAAGAACGCAACATTCTTTGTATAGTAAGGGAAGAATTAACGAGGTGGGGATTGATGTTTTGCAAAAACGTTTAGAATCTTATAAGAAGGATATTGATGCGCTTATTCGTTATTATCCTCTTCATAAGGTGTCCCGTATTAGTGCAGATCAGAGGCCAATGGAAGTCCTTCGTGATATTTTATCGCGTTTGGCTCATGTGTTTTCCCATCCAGGCAAGCCTGTAGATTAG